Genomic window (Candidatus Krumholzibacteriia bacterium):
CGTTCCACCGTGTCCGGGTCGCAGGGCCGCCCGCGGGCGTGGATCGCCGACTTCAAACCCGGATGCCAGGGCAGAACGGGGAAGCCGTAGTAGAGGGCTCCATCCTCGCGTTCGATCGCCCAGCACGGCCAGCGCCCGAGGTCGAAGATGCCCTCCGCCTTGGGTTGCACCCAACCCATGATTTGTCGCGTGATCACGAGATCCACTCCCAGGTCGCGGCAGAGCTTGGCGGACCAGGGGCCGCCGGCGAGGACGAGACCCCCGGCCCGGTACTCCCGGCGCTCGCTCCGCACCCGAACGCCGCTGCCGTCCGCAGACCACTCGAGCACGCGCTCGTGGCCGTGCAGCTCGGCGCCGTGGCGGAGAGCGCCTGCAGCGAGGGCGCCGACCGCGAGCTCGGGGACGACGAAACCGGCGTCGCGCTCGAGCAAGCCGACGAAGGAATCCGGCAAGCGCAGGGGCGGGAAACGCTGGGCGAGCTCGGCGTGCGTGAGGAGCTCGTGGACGAGACCGAAGCGCCGTGCCGCCTGCAAAGAGCCCGGCACCAGCTCGCTGCCGCCTGGGCCCATGGGCCCCTCCGGGCCGGCGTAGAGCGCGCCGGTGAGATGCAGGAGCTTCACCCCCGACCGCTTCTCCAGCTCCTGCCACAACTCGAGCGAGCGTTGCAGGAGAGGCACGTAGTCCGGGTGCTCGAAGTACGCCAGGCGGAACATGCGCGACTGGCCGTGGTGGGCACCGAAGACGTGGGGGATGGCGAACTGCTCCAGGCCGAGCACGCGGCAGCCGCGCCGGGCCAGAGCCTCGCAGGCCGCTGCACCCATCGTCCCGACGCCGATGACGATCACGTCGTGCATGACGGCAGAGCATAGCCAGGTCGGGCCGAGAGGGGAACGGGATCACCGTGGCACTCGCCGCCCTCCGGTCTGGGGACTCCGGAGCCGGGGTGGGCGGCGAGTGTCACTGAACGCGGAAGGCGTTGGAGAAGAGCTTCTCGGGGAGCTCGGGTCGGGGCTCGGTTCCAAACGGGATGACCCAACGATAGACGCCATCTTCCCGGGAAACGAACAGGTCCACGAAGGAGACCGTGTCGCCAGGAAACAGCGGACGGTATTCTGGCATGAGGTGGTTCTTGCAAACCGTGAAGTAGCTCGGCTCCCAACAGACCCCGGACTGGACCT
Coding sequences:
- the solA gene encoding N-methyl-L-tryptophan oxidase; protein product: MHDVIVIGVGTMGAAACEALARRGCRVLGLEQFAIPHVFGAHHGQSRMFRLAYFEHPDYVPLLQRSLELWQELEKRSGVKLLHLTGALYAGPEGPMGPGGSELVPGSLQAARRFGLVHELLTHAELAQRFPPLRLPDSFVGLLERDAGFVVPELAVGALAAGALRHGAELHGHERVLEWSADGSGVRVRSERREYRAGGLVLAGGPWSAKLCRDLGVDLVITRQIMGWVQPKAEGIFDLGRWPCWAIEREDGALYYGFPVLPWHPGLKSAIHARGRPCDPDTVERSANAADEEECHEGLRRHLPDADGPLLSLTVCMYDNSPDSHFIIDRHPRHPNVIVATGFSGHAFKFAPVVGEVLADLTLDGATRLPVGFLGLSRFAPSKDASH